One Gimesia aquarii DNA segment encodes these proteins:
- a CDS encoding 3-deoxy-D-manno-octulosonic acid transferase — protein MRLISYLLNLVYCLLLAVVFPIILYRILVQKKYRSGWSQKFLGNLQRRDEDRPCFWFHAVSVGEVLQLPPLLDQIQEQIPNVEFVITTTTHTGFAVAQEKFPQYRICYFPLDFSWAVKRALQRIQPTAVILVEMELWPNFVLAAAELKIPVSIINGRLSEKSFRGYWRIRKLIGPLLNRLHLIATQTETYAERFRSLKGNSECVHVTGSIKFDGIEIERDNPLTAELRNTFQLNTAQTVLVAGSTQAPEERIALDVYLEARKYNPDLRLILVPRHQERFEEVAELVKSYGLPLICRSDQRQGDVSTLLPFSNIETPAIGLLDTLGELKACWGLADVAFVGGSLTRRGGQNMIEPAGYGAALMFGPNTWNFKDVVDALIQHQAVKVIHNQEELLITLLDWLKDPQKAASQGERAQKFVLDQRGATSRTVNVILPLLMNTKVTGCESAA, from the coding sequence GTGCGTTTAATTTCTTATCTTTTAAACCTTGTTTATTGCCTGTTGTTGGCAGTTGTTTTTCCGATTATCCTGTATCGGATTTTGGTTCAAAAAAAATATCGATCTGGTTGGAGTCAGAAGTTTCTTGGAAACCTTCAGCGTCGGGATGAAGATCGTCCCTGTTTTTGGTTTCACGCTGTCAGTGTCGGTGAAGTGCTTCAACTGCCACCGTTATTAGATCAAATTCAAGAACAGATTCCAAATGTGGAGTTTGTCATCACGACGACAACTCATACCGGGTTTGCTGTCGCTCAAGAGAAATTTCCCCAATATCGTATTTGTTATTTTCCGCTCGATTTTTCGTGGGCAGTCAAGCGTGCCCTTCAGCGAATTCAACCAACGGCGGTGATTCTGGTGGAGATGGAACTTTGGCCAAATTTTGTACTCGCTGCTGCTGAGTTAAAAATACCAGTCTCTATTATCAATGGCCGCTTGAGCGAAAAGAGTTTTCGTGGATATTGGCGGATTCGCAAATTGATCGGTCCTCTCTTGAATCGGCTCCATTTGATTGCAACGCAGACAGAGACTTATGCTGAGCGGTTTCGAAGTCTCAAAGGTAATTCAGAATGCGTTCATGTTACCGGTTCCATTAAGTTTGATGGTATTGAAATTGAGCGGGACAATCCGTTAACAGCAGAACTCCGAAATACATTTCAGTTAAATACAGCACAGACGGTTTTGGTTGCAGGTAGCACGCAGGCACCGGAAGAACGTATTGCTCTGGATGTTTATCTGGAAGCCAGGAAATATAATCCGGATCTTCGACTCATTCTGGTTCCCCGGCACCAGGAACGCTTTGAAGAAGTCGCTGAATTGGTAAAAAGTTATGGACTTCCCTTAATTTGCCGTAGTGATCAACGGCAAGGTGATGTCAGTACGCTGCTTCCTTTTTCCAATATTGAAACACCGGCCATTGGTTTGCTGGATACACTGGGAGAGTTAAAGGCCTGTTGGGGGTTGGCAGATGTAGCTTTTGTGGGCGGAAGTTTGACCAGGCGGGGAGGGCAAAACATGATTGAACCTGCTGGTTATGGTGCTGCTCTGATGTTCGGGCCCAATACCTGGAATTTTAAAGATGTAGTGGATGCATTGATCCAACATCAGGCAGTCAAGGTGATTCATAACCAGGAGGAACTACTTATCACTCTGTTAGACTGGCTGAAAGATCCTCAAAAAGCAGCAAGTCAGGGAGAGCGGGCCCAGAAATTTGTTTTAGATCAACGTGGTGCAACAAGTCGAACTGTGAACGTGATTCTTCCTCTCCTCATGAACACGAAAGTAACAGGCTGTGAAAGTGCGGCTTAG
- the secA gene encoding preprotein translocase subunit SecA encodes MEFLDKLGEWLTVVTAWFERFLTGLFGSSNERQIRKLGFVRDKEGNDEVVPGSMLAEIDSFEPELQKLSDEELKQTASKLRARLEAGETLDDILTYAFAAVRESAWRNLNMRHYSVQMIGGYFLHKGMIAEMVTGEGKTLVSSLPAFLNALSGKVHIVTVNDYLAQRDMEWMGPIHIALGLTVGAIQSRMGPEERQKHYACDITYGTNNEFGFDYLRDNMKPVKELQVQGPLHYAVVDEIDNILIDEARTPLIISGPAQDDLTKYSKANSVSMKLKVGVDFEVKEKEHTCHLTDAGVKHAEELAGVESFYTAGNMEWPHLIDNALKAHHLYKRDVNYVVQQGEVIIVDDHTGRLMPGRQWGDGLHQAVEAKEGVRIKEESQTLATITLQNFFKLYDKLSGMTGTAMTEAEEFWKIYQLDVVSIPTNRPMQRINHPDVIYQTEKEKWTAIADEVREVHNKGCPILVGTVSIEQSEIVSHKLSKYGIQHNVLNAKQHEREAEIIAQAGRRGAVTIATNMAGRGTDIILGGSAEHLAWDELSQKYESRLQVPKTEWDQLVKEIEKREGMDVEAEEVTQLGGLHVIGSERHDSRRIDLQLRGRSGRQGDPGSSRFFLSLEDKLMRVFAGDWVKSILSRMGMEEGEAIESRMVSNRIEGAQKKVEERHFEQRKHLLEYDEVMDEQRKNVYGYRQQILDGCNCRDLILEMIERQVDEETDRLLDSNYRWDTIAAWCGQEAHIDVEAVSVRDMTFEQLVSYLKDEASRQADDLIAEQIEENLPEEYEDDWNWQALAKWANAHFSLNLNERELKKSGKDGLHQFLYDHAQKAIGRIDFSPLETFLDSSWGMRSLVGYLDYQFGITADPEDFKDLSIPEAKEKVLEKVKELYREKEVTFPVTVGMYNFLGNQQPGNEANSRIGLVKWANTRFQTNLELESLKGKPVNEIQQILSAESEKVFVNGEASSQIEQFLTKAYSEEATVASGNGVHGGSHNPALGELVEWANQELETNLTTEELEPLSDDEIRTRLYQAYNHRYRPELSQAERSLILEVLDTSWKDHLYYMDHLRAGIGLVGYAQKDPKVEYRREGMKAFDAMWGRIGQQVTSAIFRLEKQSPDFVGSLWQVTSTVHEEVSDDYGYDEPGEESGSPSEPSQQTIDPIVNQQPKVGRNDPCPCGSGKKYKKCCGKNL; translated from the coding sequence ATGGAATTCCTTGACAAACTAGGTGAATGGCTGACTGTTGTAACGGCATGGTTCGAACGATTTTTAACGGGTCTGTTCGGTTCATCAAACGAGCGACAAATTCGAAAACTGGGATTCGTCAGAGACAAAGAAGGCAACGATGAAGTTGTACCTGGCTCGATGCTGGCTGAAATCGATAGCTTCGAACCTGAATTACAGAAACTATCTGATGAAGAATTAAAACAGACCGCGTCGAAATTGCGTGCGCGATTGGAAGCCGGTGAAACGCTGGATGATATTCTGACCTATGCATTTGCCGCGGTTAGGGAATCTGCCTGGCGTAATTTGAATATGCGGCATTACTCCGTGCAGATGATTGGAGGCTACTTTCTGCATAAAGGCATGATTGCTGAAATGGTAACAGGAGAAGGGAAGACATTGGTTTCTTCCTTACCCGCGTTTCTGAATGCCTTGTCCGGCAAGGTCCATATTGTAACCGTTAACGATTATCTTGCGCAACGTGATATGGAGTGGATGGGGCCGATTCATATTGCCCTGGGATTGACCGTCGGTGCCATTCAGTCTCGAATGGGACCTGAAGAACGGCAGAAGCATTACGCCTGTGATATTACGTATGGAACGAATAACGAATTCGGTTTTGATTATCTGCGCGATAATATGAAACCTGTGAAAGAGCTGCAGGTGCAGGGGCCTCTTCATTATGCTGTTGTCGATGAAATTGACAATATTCTGATCGATGAAGCCCGAACACCACTCATTATTTCCGGGCCGGCTCAGGATGATCTCACAAAATATTCCAAGGCAAATTCCGTCTCAATGAAACTCAAAGTGGGCGTCGATTTTGAGGTCAAAGAAAAAGAACATACATGTCACTTAACTGATGCAGGTGTCAAACATGCGGAAGAACTGGCTGGAGTGGAAAGTTTTTACACGGCCGGCAATATGGAGTGGCCTCATTTAATCGATAATGCACTCAAAGCCCATCATCTTTATAAACGAGATGTGAACTATGTCGTTCAACAGGGGGAAGTGATTATCGTCGATGATCATACTGGTCGCTTAATGCCAGGACGTCAGTGGGGCGATGGCTTGCATCAGGCTGTGGAGGCCAAAGAGGGCGTTCGGATTAAAGAAGAATCGCAAACTCTAGCAACAATTACCTTGCAAAACTTCTTCAAACTCTATGACAAGCTATCGGGTATGACCGGTACCGCCATGACTGAAGCGGAAGAGTTCTGGAAGATTTATCAACTGGATGTGGTCAGCATTCCTACGAACCGTCCGATGCAGCGGATCAATCATCCCGATGTGATCTATCAAACAGAGAAAGAGAAGTGGACTGCGATTGCTGATGAAGTGCGTGAGGTTCACAATAAGGGATGTCCGATTCTGGTGGGAACGGTATCCATTGAGCAGTCGGAAATCGTCAGCCATAAATTGAGTAAATACGGGATTCAACATAACGTACTCAATGCAAAGCAGCACGAGCGCGAAGCGGAAATTATCGCACAGGCGGGGCGCAGAGGAGCCGTCACGATTGCGACCAATATGGCCGGGCGAGGTACCGATATCATTCTAGGGGGGAGTGCTGAGCATCTTGCCTGGGATGAATTGAGCCAGAAATATGAATCTCGTTTGCAGGTTCCCAAAACAGAGTGGGATCAGCTTGTCAAAGAAATCGAAAAACGGGAAGGCATGGATGTCGAAGCGGAAGAGGTCACCCAACTGGGCGGATTGCATGTGATCGGCTCAGAGCGTCATGACTCCCGCCGCATTGATTTGCAGTTACGTGGTCGGTCTGGTCGTCAGGGAGATCCGGGTTCCAGTCGTTTCTTTCTTTCTCTGGAAGACAAACTGATGCGGGTCTTTGCGGGGGATTGGGTCAAATCGATTTTGTCCCGCATGGGCATGGAAGAAGGCGAAGCGATTGAGAGCCGCATGGTCTCAAACCGGATTGAAGGTGCTCAGAAAAAGGTTGAAGAACGCCATTTTGAACAGCGTAAGCATCTGCTCGAATACGATGAAGTGATGGACGAGCAACGTAAAAACGTCTACGGCTACCGACAACAAATCCTGGATGGCTGTAATTGCCGCGATTTGATTTTAGAAATGATCGAACGACAGGTAGACGAAGAAACCGATCGCTTGCTCGACAGTAATTACCGCTGGGATACGATCGCGGCCTGGTGTGGTCAGGAAGCGCATATTGACGTCGAAGCTGTCAGTGTTCGAGATATGACGTTTGAGCAATTAGTCAGCTACCTGAAAGATGAAGCCAGTCGACAAGCTGATGATTTAATTGCTGAACAGATTGAAGAGAATTTGCCAGAAGAGTATGAAGATGATTGGAACTGGCAGGCACTCGCCAAATGGGCCAACGCGCATTTTAGCCTGAATTTGAATGAACGTGAGTTAAAGAAAAGCGGCAAAGATGGTTTACACCAATTTTTATACGATCACGCACAGAAAGCCATTGGTCGCATTGATTTCTCGCCGTTAGAGACCTTCCTTGATTCAAGCTGGGGTATGCGTTCTCTGGTCGGATATTTGGATTATCAGTTTGGGATTACCGCCGATCCTGAGGATTTTAAAGATCTGAGTATTCCTGAAGCGAAAGAGAAGGTCCTTGAAAAAGTCAAAGAACTATATCGCGAAAAAGAAGTGACGTTTCCTGTCACTGTTGGCATGTATAATTTCCTCGGAAATCAACAGCCCGGTAATGAAGCGAATAGTCGCATTGGACTGGTGAAATGGGCTAATACAAGGTTCCAAACGAATCTGGAATTGGAATCGTTGAAAGGTAAGCCTGTTAATGAAATCCAACAGATTCTTTCCGCTGAAAGTGAGAAAGTTTTTGTCAATGGAGAAGCTTCTTCACAGATCGAACAGTTTCTCACTAAAGCATACTCGGAAGAAGCCACTGTTGCTTCAGGGAATGGAGTTCATGGAGGTTCCCACAATCCGGCGTTAGGAGAACTGGTTGAATGGGCCAATCAGGAACTGGAGACGAATTTAACGACGGAAGAGCTGGAACCTTTATCTGATGATGAGATTCGAACACGGTTGTATCAAGCTTACAATCATCGGTATCGTCCCGAACTGAGTCAGGCGGAACGTTCGCTCATTCTGGAAGTTTTAGATACATCTTGGAAAGACCATTTGTATTACATGGACCATTTACGGGCCGGAATTGGTCTGGTTGGTTATGCCCAAAAAGATCCCAAGGTAGAATATCGTCGCGAAGGGATGAAGGCCTTCGATGCGATGTGGGGGCGGATTGGTCAGCAAGTCACCTCAGCCATCTTCCGATTGGAAAAACAGAGTCCTGATTTTGTTGGTTCTTTATGGCAGGTCACTTCGACGGTACATGAAGAGGTCTCAGATGATTATGGATATGATGAGCCTGGGGAGGAATCAGGAAGTCCTTCAGAGCCATCACAGCAAACAATCGACCCAATTGTGAATCAGCAACCCAAAGTAGGCAGGAACGATCCATGTCCTTGTGGTAGCGGGAAAAAATATAAAAAGTGCTGCGGGAAGAACCTATAG
- the metK gene encoding methionine adenosyltransferase — MANFSFTSESVSMGHPDKVSDQVSDGILDALLAGDPYSRVACETLCTTDFVVLSGEITSNAKVDYEKIARDVIRDIGYTSKDIGFNADTCEVLVKLHQQSADIAQGVDAEGAGDQGLMFGYACNQTEEYMPVPIALSHRILNKLTEIRQNGEVDWLLPDSKSQVTVEYEDGKPVGVSAVVVSTQHTENVSQEEIRDFVIENVIKQIIPANFLSDKTKYHINPTGRFVIGGPHGDTGLTGRKIIVDTYGGWGRHGGGAFSGKDSTKVDRSAAYMARYIAKNIVAAGLASECEVQLSYAIGVAEPTSIYVDTKETSVIPEETISQLVRDIFPLTPQAIINHLQLRRPIFRKTTWGGHFGRNDPDFTWEATDKAAELRDAAGLGNEVPEPQFAMS, encoded by the coding sequence ATGGCTAATTTCTCGTTCACAAGTGAATCGGTCAGTATGGGACATCCTGATAAAGTATCTGACCAGGTGTCAGATGGGATATTGGATGCACTGCTTGCTGGCGATCCATATTCGCGCGTCGCTTGTGAGACTTTGTGCACAACTGACTTTGTTGTACTCTCAGGAGAAATCACAAGTAATGCAAAGGTGGATTATGAAAAAATTGCTCGTGATGTGATTCGCGATATTGGCTATACCAGCAAAGATATCGGCTTTAATGCTGATACCTGTGAAGTCCTGGTGAAGTTGCATCAACAAAGTGCAGATATTGCCCAAGGTGTTGATGCAGAAGGTGCAGGAGATCAAGGCCTCATGTTTGGTTATGCCTGTAACCAGACTGAAGAATACATGCCGGTTCCGATTGCCCTTTCCCATCGCATTTTGAATAAACTGACTGAAATTCGTCAGAATGGTGAAGTCGATTGGTTATTGCCAGATAGTAAAAGCCAGGTCACTGTTGAATATGAAGATGGTAAGCCTGTTGGTGTTTCAGCAGTGGTCGTTTCAACCCAGCATACTGAAAATGTCAGTCAGGAAGAGATTCGTGACTTCGTCATTGAAAATGTGATCAAGCAAATTATTCCTGCGAACTTTTTGAGTGACAAGACAAAGTATCATATCAATCCTACTGGTCGATTTGTGATTGGGGGGCCTCATGGCGATACTGGTCTGACAGGTCGCAAAATTATTGTCGACACATATGGTGGTTGGGGGCGTCATGGTGGCGGTGCTTTCAGCGGTAAGGATTCCACTAAAGTAGATCGTTCTGCAGCTTATATGGCCCGTTATATCGCGAAGAATATTGTGGCCGCCGGCCTGGCTTCTGAGTGTGAAGTTCAGCTTTCCTATGCGATCGGTGTTGCTGAACCGACCAGCATTTATGTAGATACAAAGGAAACCTCGGTGATTCCGGAAGAAACGATTTCTCAACTGGTCAGAGATATCTTTCCGTTAACGCCACAGGCGATTATTAATCATTTACAGTTGCGTCGTCCCATCTTCAGAAAAACTACCTGGGGTGGGCACTTTGGTCGAAACGATCCCGATTTCACTTGGGAAGCAACAGACAAAGCTGCTGAGTTGAGAGACGCTGCTGGCCTGGGAAACGAAGTACCTGAGCCTCAATTCGCGATGTCATAG